From one Notolabrus celidotus isolate fNotCel1 chromosome 2, fNotCel1.pri, whole genome shotgun sequence genomic stretch:
- the LOC117806093 gene encoding E3 ubiquitin-protein ligase RNF126-like, protein MAEAPPWPSRFFCHRCSAEISPRLPEYTCPRCESGFIEELLEERSADNGSMSTITSGPPNQQPFENVDQHMFTFPSGYGQFALGVFDDRFEFGSGLGTEDNREAENRRERETASRQRYGARQPRSRHGSRRQAGRHEGVPTLEGIIQQLVNGIIAPTAMPNIGVGPWGVLHSNPMDYAWGANGLDAIITQLLNQFENTGPPPADRDKIKCLPTVQVTEDHVASGLECPVCKEDYSVGENVRQLPCNHMFHNDCIVPWLEQHDTCPVCRKSLSGQNTATNPPELSGMNFTSSSSSSTSSSSSSTPQSSSSTSNENSTDNS, encoded by the exons ATGGCTGAAGCTCCTCCATGGCCCAGCCGGTTCTTCTGTCACAGATGCTCAGCAGAGATAAGTCCCCGGCTGCCT GAGTACACGTGTCCAAGATGTGAGTCTGGGTTTATTGAGGAACTCCTGGAGGAGAGAAG TGCTGATAATGGCTCCATGTCTACCATAACCAGCGGGCCGCCCAACCAACAGCCGTTTGAG aATGTGGACCAACACATGTTTACATTCCCTTCGGGCTACGGTCAGTTTGCTCTGGGTGTCTTTGACGACCGCTTTGAATTCGGGTCCGGACTAGGGACAGAGGACAACCGGGAAGCTGAAAACAGACGAGAAAGGGAAACGGCATCACGGCAGCGATACGGTGCCAGGCAACCAAGGAGTCGTCACGGTTCAAGACGACAGGCAGGAAGGCATGAGGGAGTTCCCACTTTAGAAGG GATCATTCAGCAACTAGTGAATGGAATAATTGCACCTACTGCAATGCCAAATATTGGTGTTGGACCCTG gggCGTTCTTCACTCAAATCCTATGGATTATGCTTGGGGTGCTAATGGACTAGATGCAATTATAACTCAG TTATTAAACCAGTTTGAGAACACGGGACCCCCGCCTGCTGATAGggacaaaataaaatgtcttccTACAGTGCAAGTTACAGAAGACCATGTTG CTTCAGGACTAGAATGCCCCGTGTGCAAAGAAGACTACAGTGTTGGAGAAAATGTGAGGCAGCTCCCATGCAATCATATGTTCCACAATGACTGCATAGTCCCCTGGCTGGAACAG caTGACACTTGTCCAGTGTGCAGGAAAAGCTTGAGCGGACAGAACACAGCAACAAACCCTCCAGAACTATCAGGGATGAACtttacctcctcctcttcctcctccacctcctcctcctcttcatccaccCCTCAGTCATCAAGTTCGACCAGCAATGAGAACTCCACTGATAACTCATAG